The following are from one region of the Entelurus aequoreus isolate RoL-2023_Sb linkage group LG17, RoL_Eaeq_v1.1, whole genome shotgun sequence genome:
- the LOC133631997 gene encoding isotocin-neurophysin IT 1-like, translating to MSAAAVSMCLFFLLSVCSACYISNCPIGGKRSIMDAPLRKCMSCGPGDRGRCFGPNICCGEGFGCLLGSPETAHCLDENYLLTPCQAGGKPCGSEGGRCAALGLCCDAESCTADQACLMEEEADDQVGQYDGGDPSDIILRLLHLAAHASPHRGSQ from the exons ATGAGCGCAGCAGCCGTGTCCATGTGCCTCTTTTTCCTCCTGTCCGTATGCTCAGCGTGCTACATCTCCAACTGCCCCATCGGCGGGAAAAGATCCATCATGGACGCACCGTTGCGCAAG TGTATGTCATGTGGCCCCGGGGATAGGGGGCGCTGTTTCGGCCCCAACATCTGCTGCGGCGAAGGCTTTGGCTGCTTGTTAGGCTCTCCGGAAACAGCCCACTGCCTGGATGAGAACTACCTGCTCACCCCATGCCAGGCGGGAGGCAAACCCTGCGGATCCGAGGGTGGACGCTGCGCCGCTTTAGGACTCTGCTGCGACGCAG AGAGCTGCACCGCAGACCAGGCATGCCTCATGGAGGAGGAGGCAGACGACCAAGTGGGCCAATACGACGGCGGCGACCCGAGTGACATCATTCTGAGGCTCCTTCATCTGGCCGCTCACGCTTCCCCTCATCGAGGCTCCCAATGA